The following are from one region of the Mixophyes fleayi isolate aMixFle1 chromosome 7, aMixFle1.hap1, whole genome shotgun sequence genome:
- the PRRT2 gene encoding proline-rich transmembrane protein 2 yields MATPPADTGPPPEIETSPEPTDPVCATTVVVIEEPEAAPEATGSEPEPPVTIQSKASSLNDLKAQPAANGGPRAPSLTGSEGRLAQAASNSPRPSLCRQGSTATASAAEAEKPKDYLLIAILSCFCPMWPVNIVGFVYSIMSRNSLQQGDVDGALRLGRVAKLLSIVALVGGILIITVSCVINFGVL; encoded by the exons ATGGCGACACCACCTGCCGATACAGGGCCTCCCCCTGAGATTGAAACTTCTCCAGAACCCACAGACCCGGTGTGCGCTACGACTGTGGTGGTGATAGAGGAGCCAGAGGCTGCGCCGGAAGCAACCGGATCAGAGCCTGAGCCACCTGTCACCATCCAATCAAAAGCCTCATCTCTGAATGACCTGAAGGCCCAGCCAGCTGCCAATGGAGGACCTCGGGCCCCTAGCCTGACTGGCTCAGAGGGACGGCTCGCCCAAGCCGCTTCTAACTCTCCAAGGCCAAGTCTGTGCCGACAAGGGTCTACGGCCACAGCCAGTGCCGCTGAGGCAGAAAAGCCAAAAGACTATCTCCTCATTGCCATCTTGTCATGCTTCTGCCCCATGTGGCCAGTCAACATTGTTGGCTTTGTTTATTCCATCATG TCACGTAACAGCCTTCAACAGGGTGATGTGGATGGGGCCCTCAGACTGGGGCGTGTGGCCAAGCTCTTAAGCATTGTGGCGCTGGTGGGTGGAATCTTGATCATCACTGTGTCCTGTGTCATCAATTTTGGAG TCTTGTGA